The genomic DNA CTCGGGTGCTTTTGAGAGACTCATAAAATTTGAGtcgaccaccaccactatCTGTGAATGGCTTAATCTTCATGTACGCTTGGAGCCCGTTCTTGAAGTAGACGGAGGATTTGAGTCTGAGAAGTCGTCCTTCTTGAAAGCAGGCGTTTGCTTCCACTTAGCTCTAAAACTTGAAAATGTGGATAAAAACCCGTCCTAAGCAAGGCCAACCAGAGTTTATGATCTGGCTCCAGGAGAGCAAAAGACGGTTTAGTTATCTTCTGAGGAATATGGTCACTCTGGAGGTCCAGAGACAGCGTTTATTCTTCGACGCCGGGATTGAGAAGCTGTTTATGTAAAATTCAAATGGTATATAGGCAAATAATTAGGAGTGGCTTAATCAATGCATGGTGGCTCAGGGGGATGGCTCGCTGAGGAATAATCCTTAATGTCACTGACAGGCGCTTGCAAAATGTTACAAAAATGTACGAACTTTTCACAGCTTCGACCCACCCGCCAAAAGCACAGCTGTACCTATCTATCCTTAGCATTTACAGCAGTATAATGAACCGAAACCATCCCCTCCTCAATAACGTCCACCCCCACAAGTGTGAACCtaacatcctcctccaatccCCCAAATAAGCGAATACCATTGCCTAAAAGCACAGGCGCAGTTGTCACAACCATCTCATCAACCCAACCCCTTCTCAAAAACTCAGTGACAACCTCCCCCCCATCAACATACACACAACCTAGCCTTTCCCTCTCAAACACATCTTTTGCCTCATCCAACGACCCTACAACCTCCACTTCAATATCTTTAGCCTTATAAGCTCCCGGTGCCATACTCCTACTAAGAACGAAAGTTCGTTTCTTGGCGTATGGCCACTCAGGCAGAGAAATGCAAAAGTCGTAAGTTCTGCGACCCATTATCATACAGTCTACGCGAGACATGTGTTGCTCAATTGTGTCCACTCTTCTGGGTGATGTAGGAGGAAGGTGATGGGTGTTTTTGGGTGGTGATGTGAGCCATGTGATGTCGTGGTTTTCGCGCGCAATGTAGCCGTCTAGACTTGTAGCTATGAAGACGCGTGTTTTAAATGTCCTGGGGGGCATTTTAGGGGTCGTGGTTAAGGGTGAAAAGTGATGGTATTGAAAAGTAAGGTTGATGAAAGGTGAGGGCGGTTTAGGAGCAACAAACCACACGTTATAAAGGGTTTAACGGAAGCTCTTTGACCGCCAAGGAGAATATGACAGGACTCTGGTGTCGACCTTCCCAGACCCAAAATTACATGACATTTTACCTTACCAAGTTAGTTTGCGGGAGGGCCCGAAGAAATATTTGTGAATTACGCAACTTGCCCAGAGAACCTGTAATGAATACAAGATGCCTCGTCTCGTCCTTAGCTAGCAAGGTACTCTTGACTCCATCTCCAGTATCTCTCAGTCAGAAGGGCGTTGTAATATAGTTCCATCAAATTCACATGCTGGTAAAGAAACTGTGTCGTCTTGTATGTCATCCACATTGAGTTAGAAGCACGCAAATTGTAGTTCTCTGATCATAATACCTTTCCGAGTATTTGCCATTTGTCTCATCTGGTGCGAGTAGTATTGAGGGGTCCTCTATATTGCACAGTCAGGCTTTTTCAGGAGAGATGGTTTGCAAACTCAATGTGTCTTAATAGAAACGGCCCTTTATCATCAAAAACATCCAACTTTACCACAATAGCCACAATAGCTTTTCCCTAGATAGAGAGGGATATCGAGAACTCATACATAATATCTGGTCCATAACTGCAAAAAAATAGGGTAGGTGTATATTCACACAGAAAATACATACTATTGTCCATCCAAAACCTAGGGAGGCCTTGATTGTCGTAAGTAATCTTTGAATGGTTCGAATCATCAGGTGTAAATCACCATATTTGAAGAATTTTAAAGGGTTTAAATACTATATACTAAGAGTTTTAAATGGTTTAAATCATGAAAGGTTCGAATCACTTTATAGAAGGGACAATTCAAAGATTACTACTCTTAGGTATATATCTTACATATATGGTACTAGTAGATGGGTTCCTCTATAACTTCtctaaatatatattatCCCTATATGTATGACCTTAGTTTATAAGGGTTTAATTTTACTACTATATAGTAATTGAAACTATTTCAAATCCTTAATATATGGTAGTTCAAACCATTTAGCGATTCAAACCATTTGATGGTTTGAACTATTTGATATCCCTATATAGTAGAATACTGCGACAGACGGTGAAGAAATTACCTTATGATATAACGGTAGAACTTGATGATTCTATTGGTTGTTGTTAGATACTGTCAGAAGGTAGGGTTCTAGGCAGCTACTATTCACAATGCCAAAGAGGTCACAATGATGATTCCCCTTAACTCATTAGCCCAGAACCTGCTTATATACCACCTACACCCTAGGCCACAGCCCCATGACAGATACAGATGGAGAACGGaaacagaaaaggaaatcatAACTCATGAAGCGAAagagtcatcatcatttgccCCACTTGCACCTTCTCCTGCCACAAATGTCAAATGGTACATACAGGCTTGTAATTCTAGTTAGGCGGAATTACTGGCGGTCTCGTATACTCTAACATTCCAATTGAGTTGTTTCGGTTATgtcccaatggcttgctgtaGTGGTGGATAAAACCGTTCTGAAACGCCGGCGGCGGCTACGGGGCAGTTGCACTACATGTTATCACGAAAATATGGACAGACGAGATTTTACACTAGACTGCTAGAGGGGCTTTAGGTTGTGCGACTGACACTTTTGAAAAGATAATGATAACTCGCATTTATACTAGCGCCGATGCACCATACCTAGTTAGAATAGCTCATGACTCTGTCAATTGTCGGGCGCTTATTAAATACAAGGTATGAATGGTAGACGTTCAGGCCCAACGTAACTTGACACGGCATGCTTAAGCACTGACGCACTGGTGGTAGTAAGGGTTCCACTCCTTGCAGATGAGACCGGCCTCGCAGCTTGTAGGACCAGAGTAGTTCTGGCCACCGCACTGCCCGTAAATCTTGACAGAGCCGCTGGCGCTTCCGGAGTTGCAAGAGTCAGAGCCGGAGTTAGAGCCAGAGCTGGCGGAAGGAGCAGCGGGAGCAGCAGTGGTGGCGGGCTTGGTGGCGGTAACGAAGGTGGTGGGAGTGGCCGATGTGTCGACAGGGGCCTCCTTGGTGGGAGCCGCGGTCACGGACACAGCGGGGGCAGTCGTAGTAGCAGGGCTAGAGCCGGAGGAGCCGGAAGAgccagaggaagagccaTCCCAGACAGCAGGGCCAGGGATGGGGTAGCTGGTGAAGGAGTTGTACATGTCGAAGAGAACACCTGGGTCGGTGGCCTTGTAGGCACCGGGAATGGAAACACCGGCAGGGAGGGTCTTGGTGCCGGCAGAGGTGACCTTGACCTGGACACACTCCATGTAGAATTGGGCGCCACCCTGGCGGTTACCCTCGTGCAGGGCGATGATCTCAGGACGGAGCAGGTACTCGCCGGCAGGGACATCGGGAACGGTGATCGAGTGCTTGCCCCTGTTGGCGATCAGGTTTGCAACCGCCCATTTGCCGTTCGAGTAGCCCTCCTCAGCGATCTTGACCCAGCCGTTGCCAGCTGTTCCCTTCTCGGTGGGAGCCATGTAGACCATCACGGGACCCATGTGGGAGGAAGCGATGATGTCGTCGGAGTCAGAGCGAGTGTCGTGGTGCCACTCGAAGGTAACCTTGTCGCCGGCCTTGACGGAGAGGGTCTTAGCAACGGGGTTCTTGCCGTTGACGTTGCAAGTCATGTCGGTCGAGGTGACATCGGTGATGGGGCTGTTGTTGGGGGGAGAACGAATGTATCCGTCAGCGGAGTTTCCCGCACCCTGGTCCACGTCGTTGATCCAGACGGCGTGGACAGTCGCGTGGGCGCTGACGAGCttagctgctgctgccagaGCGAGCAATCCGAAGGTCGACTTCATTTTGAAAGACGGTTTGAATTGTAAGGAATGACTGAaatgaaagagaaaaagagagaggagaaggaatgaaTGCAGATGGAGAAATGAATGC from Aspergillus fumigatus Af293 chromosome 8, whole genome shotgun sequence includes the following:
- a CDS encoding dihydrofolate reductase family protein, encoding MPPRTFKTRVFIATSLDGYIARENHDITWLTSPPKNTHHLPPTSPRRVDTIEQHMSRVDCMIMGRRTYDFCISLPEWPYAKKRTFVLSRSMAPGAYKAKDIEVEVVGSLDEAKDVFERERLGCVYVDGGEVVTEFLRRGWVDEMVVTTAPVLLGNGIRLFGGLEEDVRFTLVGVDVIEEGMVSVHYTAVNAKDR
- the eglD gene encoding putative endoglucanase, with amino-acid sequence MKSTFGLLALAAAAKLVSAHATVHAVWINDVDQGAGNSADGYIRSPPNNSPITDVTSTDMTCNVNGKNPVAKTLSVKAGDKVTFEWHHDTRSDSDDIIASSHMGPVMVYMAPTEKGTAGNGWVKIAEEGYSNGKWAVANLIANRGKHSITVPDVPAGEYLLRPEIIALHEGNRQGGAQFYMECVQVKVTSAGTKTLPAGVSIPGAYKATDPGVLFDMYNSFTSYPIPGPAVWDGSSSGSSGSSGSSPATTTAPAVSVTAAPTKEAPVDTSATPTTFVTATKPATTAAPAAPSASSGSNSGSDSCNSGSASGSVKIYGQCGGQNYSGPTSCEAGLICKEWNPYYHQCVSA